The sequence below is a genomic window from Pygocentrus nattereri isolate fPygNat1 chromosome 16, fPygNat1.pri, whole genome shotgun sequence.
aatatacaagaaaaatgtaggatgaaATCGAAATAATCTATGGCTTTTAACAAAAGAGCACTGGAATGTGTGCTTTCAAGCTCTCTTGCGTGCCTGTAATGCTTGCTTGAGAttgagagaaaaaatgagacaCAACTGAGTTTGGTTTTGACAGCAAGATTGAATCATTCATTCAAGCCATAACATGTTTATGAAgctttttgtcattgttttgctTACAGACTTTTATCTTGATGATAAAAGCAGTGATGACTGGAAGCAGTGTAATGGTGGAGAGAGGATGGTGACTTCATAGCACATCTGTCCACATGATCTGAAACGTTGCCTTCATTTGCCTAATTTTCAGCAGAATTTCATTAGAGCTGTGCTGTGACTGGAGACTGAATTGTGTGCTATGTCAGATAGACGTCCTTTAGTAAAAAGATAaactttgttatttttaaatctgAAGTATCTTTGTTTTTACTCTGTCTGCTGATACTCAGGCCCGGAGTCAGGGTGTTTCTGAGGAACTACGGTGTCTAGGGCTGCTGAATGCTCTGGAAAAAGACCAGGAGGTGCCTGATGGCCTGGTCCAGCTGTTTGGTGAACCGTGTATCAAACTGGCTGAGGGAATTAAGGCATACATCTCCAAGGTAAGCGTGGGTACATTCTCATTTTTTAATAAGTGGTCTTGTGATTTATCATAAGGATCTGATGTTGTGCTTGCTATAGCATGATGTTTTGTTATAAACTAGAAGGGCTGAAAAACTGGTTGGAAAGTCTTGGCAGGATTCTCAAGACCTGAGGAAAAATGAATGCAAGTGTGCACTTGCTAATGTGTGCCATGCATCAGTTCCAGGAAAGCAAATTCATCCAGCAAGGCTTTTTTTGTGccacagtttttttattttattggacCTTTAAACTTCTCTTGAGTATCCCTTTTGGACACCTATGAAACAGCTTTACTTTGTGGTGCTCTTATCGCTAAATGAATGAAGAGCTGATTTTTAAATTCTCTAAATCTGTCAGATAGGCTCTAGCTGTGACTCATGTGACATGTGGCATGCATTAAAATAATTGTTTCAgaaatataaatttaaaaaacaataaaaaacgaATCAGGAATCATCTGCCTCTAATCAGTGAGGCTTGATGTCTAATTCATATCAGACCAGTTGTCCTGATTCCAGTGTTATGGGAGCAGTTTGCTTGAATGTCCTGTGAAGTGAATGTCATTTGTTTGAGAAAATGGGAAATTTGTTGGAGAGTGGAGCTTCACCGACCACAAAAATGTGGTGGTAATCATTGAAAAAACAGCTATCCGCTAATAATACAGGCAAGGATCTCCGAGGACGCTTCaactctgttctctgtctctccaacTCCTTCTGACTCATTGGAAGAAAATGAAAGCTAGTTAGATGTGTGAACACTGTAAACATtgttataatttaaaaatgtattgtgttCTTCCTCACACTTATAGTCCATTTATGGACATATAGAGATTAAGTTAAGATTGGAGCTATGAATATGCACTTACTTgctttaattttacttttaatgtcagtcaaTGGAACTAAACCTTTTTCCAATtacttttgggccatttcttttggtccattcataatgaaatttgcacacaatgtaaaggccaactgacataacaaccaaaaaaacagccaaaatggagatacaaggttttattccgacagcaacaatacacacacacacacacacacacacacacacatatatatatatatatatatatatatatatgtgaattgagtaggctgaataggtgtgtgtgtgtgtttatatatatatatagggctAATATGTACTTCCACTGTAACGTGTATCTGGCAGATCTTTTCTTCTTGTATTTAAATGGGATCATTCACTTTATTATGAAGGTTTGTGATATTACTGCCGCCAAGAGAACTATAGCAGTAATTGTACCTAAAGGCATAAAAGACTTTTTGGCAGGCTTctgtaaacaaaaatgaatgcaGATGTGCAATTGCTAATATCTGCCGTGCACCAACTCCAGGAAACCAGTTCAACAAGCAAGGCTTTTGTGTACCAATGGATTCAATTGGAGAATTCAGTTGAATGAAATTCAGTTAACATTTCCTTTAGGCGCCCATTATCTGTATGATAAAGATTTACTTTGTGGTGTTCCTGTTGCTAATTGGAGGTTGGTAATATTGCTACAGACATATATGCAAAAGTATTTAGACACCCCTTCTATTCAGTGAATTCAACTCAAGGTGCAAACAAGGTGCACACATTGTTGACTGAGGCATTCAGTTGTGCAAAAAAGCTCACACGTGGCAGTTAGATGGTTATACAGCCCCTCAGCATTGGGCTAAAGAGCAGTGGAAGTgcgttctctagagtgatggagaaCCTTCAAAAACCATCCAATAGGtgatgttagggttagggttagggttagtttgctgttactgcagcaaatggGTGTGTGGGGGGTTGGTATGGTGGGGGGCAAATTGCTTAATAATACCCCTAATTTCAGAACTTTGGATATAGTGCACCTTTCACAGTTCAGGTTCAGTGGATAACAGACATTTCTTTGGCCATATGGCATTTATTCTTCATTTAATAACACAATGGCAGTTTGCTTTGGCCTACTGCACTTAGTTAAAAGTGCAAGTCAGCTTTTTGAGGCATTAACAATTCAAGTGAAGTGGAACCCCTCACCTCTCTAAGCTATCGTCTCCCTCGTTGGTGTTTTTGTTTCcactttggtttgtttttttctctcctttcacaTAGTCGATACTCTTGAAAACCTTCTGGTACATCTGATATGTGACCACTTTGATTCCCGAAGAGAAAGTCAATCACATATGATGTCAGCACTTCTTTGTATTGTTGGCAGGATTTTACATGGAATCTCagtgtcttttgttttctccttGGCTGTAAGTTGGATTCAGAGAGGATAAACGTGTCCTGAATGACGTTATTGGCACAAAAGCTCTGAAAGCCTCTTGGCTATACTCCATTTAGCCAGCATGGCTCCTCTGGCCTCTGGCAGAATGAAGCTGTGCAGTCATTTCCTGCTCACAGCTTTAACACCACCCTTTACTTTGTTTAATAAGCAAAGATAttcaatacataaatatataactaTAGACATAGAGAGGCAATGGCGACCAGCAAAATGAATGTAGTAGATACTGTAGTTTTTATGTCTTCACTGTTGCTGCAAATCTGAGCGGgactttctttgttttcattcagGTAACAGAAAACATCATCTCCCAGCATGTCTTTCAAGGTAATGTTATACCCGTGGAAGCCAAATAGTTGGTTTTAGATCATCCTAAGATAagctttccctctctctctccctctctctctctccacacccccaaaaaaatcacacatcacacactgtttttttttgtgttcttaAGTGAGAAGGTATTTTGTTATGATTGACCAATAATAATTCAATAGTTATTACTACTAATagtaatataaaattattaatctgatttcaaaatgattttttctCTTGTAAGTCATTACAGAccaatgcagtaaattgtaaatggtttactTGAGCTTAAAGattattatgtcattttacaagtgctcaatatgaacctcctccagcagTACAGACATCaacgccatagtcaaattcatcccatactcgattgagcaCGCTGAGTGTCACTGTACTCATGGCTCTTTCAGTGCAATTTCATTATATTTCATAAttcaatgtaatttattatgatttgtGTATAGTCTTGTTTTTCCTAAAGACAATCCATACTTTTTATCATTTCTTGACAtcaaaataaagcacaaaattACTATGTAATTGAAGTTGTAATGttacattgttttgtttaaatagtATAGAATGTCCTTAATAACTTGACTTTTAAGGGTTAAATATGTATCAAAATGTCATATGACGCATGGTATTTTAATGAGCTCCAGCTTTTcctctcttcattttttttaacgtCGTGAATGGTTATTATTGGGTCTTGTCTTGTTTTGTGTAATGAAAAAATGATCATTAAATTATtttcttgacattgaaacaaatggaaaatgagTATTAAAATCAGTTTATGCTGCGGTATAACGGAAGacacattttgattttgataaaggtggtattaatcataataaagCATTGCATAAAGCATTGATATTTTTTGTAATTCCAGCAATTAAATATGTAACAGTTGCATTTGAATAGTATAACAAAAAGAAAGTAACACTTGACGTAACAACATGCCAAattgcttttttgctttttggatCAGCCGTTCACTCTGCTCTGCCTTTCTGTTTCTTACAGAAAGACAAACAGCTCCGCCACGGACAACGTTTCTCACTGGTGGGAATCCGCGCCCTTCTGCTCACCTCACTCTCCGAGACAGTGGActacagggtgtgtgtgtgtgtgtgtgtatgtgtatgtgtgtgcgtgtgtctggtGGGTGAGGGTTTGAAGCATGACCTATATTTTCATATAAGGCTAATACTCATTTTGTAATACTAGTAAAATCAGGACCTGAAGTATAACAAAGAGAAGCTTGAAACATTCCTTAAAAAAAGCAACAATGTCTGCATTGTTTGCACTGTTTATATAATGAATCTCTTAAGACCACACTTGAGAAATGTTTCCACAAGTACTGTGAGATCTCAAACAGTGCTTCAGTTGTTACCAAAGAGATTAGCAAACAGGCAATTGTTTGTGATTTATACTTTATTTGCAATGCATACTTTATAGGCTTTAAAACCTTAAATGGGATAAACAAGATGCTCCCAAACTGCGTATGATTGTTCACTCTAAAAAGTGATGggttaaataaaattatatttgttacccattttagtgcattttgtgttgtgtaacacattttctgttactttTAATAAATTTGGTAACCATAACTGAGCACAGCAATACATTAAACTAACACATTGAGGTGTCTAGTTAAGGACGGATTGTGTTGTTTCACGAGTGTAGGAGTCAGGTTAAAGGAATATTCTGAAGTTTGTCAAGCTGATCTCTGCATCTGTATTGTATGGTTTATTACAGTGGACAATAACATTAATGCCTTTGCCTctacttagaaaaaaaaaggaaatctgTTGACTCAAAACTGACTTTTTACAGAAAAACTCTATGCTAGCCAAGGCAAACGTCTGTTAGctaatgtaacagaattggcagttagcattctcctccatgTGCGATTTAAATTGTCCATTGACATTGCGTcaacagcagtttgaaaagatgcaatGACTAGCTTAATATGACTTGGAAGAAGCTTGTTCTAACATTAATcttcccagcttggtagcatcatgtcATTGGGGTAGACCTAGCTAGTGGATGGAATTTGCAATAACTAAAAAAATTAGGAGAAAATTGGGCAAAATAATAGTTAAAGATGCATACTATTtaaccctgtttacacctggtcacttctagattttagccacatgcatttacacttgatAGTCAAGTGCGTCTCTGGTATAAGTGGTCTGAGTGATCGgatttgtatctgttttaaatgcatcttAGGTGCATttagatttacatttttatgtggcTTGACCTTATCTAAAAGTAATCCGCATATTCAAGATGCATGAAGTAACCAGGTGTAAACGGGGTCTATGTGTACTATTTAACATGACATCGCAACATTGGAGCAAAATAGTGAAAAAGTGGTTCCCAGAGGTTTCTGGCAGGAGTTCATTGAAGCGTCCTAcagaaatgtacatttcatataaacatctgcccattggcttctataaGTGTGTTCTATGTCAACAATAAAAAAGTCTTaaattattgtctgtggtaattgGCTATATGCTGATGTGGCAGCTAGAgcttaggttgaaaaatgctggactattttttttaagtattacGTTCATGAATATGACGTTATACATCCACATTCTTTAACTTTCCTCTTCATTCTTGCAGGCCCTATATCTCTAACCCCTCAGGCAGAACTGCACCAGTCCTGCCGTCACCCTGTGCGTTCCTGGGGCAACCAGAGCTTCGGCTCCCACCTGCACAACATGACCGTCTCCAATGGCCGCCTGCGCATCCCCAAGGCCGGACGCTACTACCTATATGCCCAGGTCTATTTCCGCTACCTCACCCTGTCCAGCAGTGAGCGGCAGTCCAGTTCTGAGAGTCACCaggtggtgcagtgtgtgtacaAGAAGACGGCGTACGCACGGCCCATTCAGCTTCTGAAGGGAGTGGGCACCAAGTGCTGGGCGCCGGACAGTGAGAATGCTCTGCACTCTGTCTATCAGGGCGGCCTGTTCGAGCTGCGGGCGGGTGATGAGATCTTTGTCTCCGTGTCTTCCCCTGTTGCTGTACATGCGGAAGACTCATCAAGTTACTTTGGAGCCTTCCGCTTTGACCTGTGACCTCTGGCATAGTGAGTGGTGGTCtagttttctttgtttggatGAAAGTCCAATGGGTTCTTCTGAAGCGACTCAACAGAGGACTGTGAGAAAGACTGAAAATGAGAGGATTTAGGAAGCCAACCATGACTTCCTGTTTACTCAGAAACCTCCATGGAGTGAGCTCAAATGACTCACGACTATACAACCAGCTTAATGACATACAAAAGGCACATGCCATTATCAAAAACAGTTGGAGAAGTGTCCTATTGTGGTTATATATGGTGAGAGCAATCGCTGCTATTTTTCATGGCCTCAGCGACTACGGAAACCCCTGATCCAGCATCCAGCTGAAGTGAGGTCTCCTCTTTATCCCCTCTGAAAATGTGTATCATGACCTCAAATAAGGAATTCTCTGGCACATAAGATTTGGAGCTAGTGGGAAAGCAGCAGAGGAATTTACTGAACTCTCCATGTATTAGAGCAGATGTGAATGGTGCTGCCAGACGCATGGAAAAATCCAAATGGATAGACACACTAGGGACTTGTGCTCACAGCTATTTTTCTATGCTTTCTATGATGGAGCTTCAAACAGctaaatgtacagaaaaagtAAGTTAAAAAAGCAAACTGTGGGTAATGGATCTTAATCGACTGGCACTCTAAAATGGTTTAATATGCCTGTATTCTTCATAATATATTctttcaaaaaataaatgactcaTGGCCAAGCAAATACACAATAAACATCATCAAATCATTCTCACCAGTGGTGAACTATGATTAACAGAGTTTTGTTGTGGGCCAAAAATCtcaaaactcagtcaaaaaCGAGGAAATAATTACCTTTGCAATAATG
It includes:
- the tnfsf10l3 gene encoding tumor necrosis factor (ligand) superfamily, member 10 like 3, with protein sequence MDMEVAAPPPPSAEREEQSFERNALASEENSHYLRSVSSESSSFIMVQPKSRLEAPSKMWMTMVITVMIIFQVASTTGLFIYLNMSMAQARSQGVSEELRCLGLLNALEKDQEVPDGLVQLFGEPCIKLAEGIKAYISKVTENIISQHVFQERQTAPPRTTFLTGGNPRPSAHLTLRDSGLQGPISLTPQAELHQSCRHPVRSWGNQSFGSHLHNMTVSNGRLRIPKAGRYYLYAQVYFRYLTLSSSERQSSSESHQVVQCVYKKTAYARPIQLLKGVGTKCWAPDSENALHSVYQGGLFELRAGDEIFVSVSSPVAVHAEDSSSYFGAFRFDL